CGAAATAGAAAATTTAACTTCCCCGTTACTCGGAAGTGATTGAGATTCTCTCGATAGGTATTATGATACCAAACGAGagaatggaaaaaatattataatcaaaatcGCATCGGACAAAAAGCGGCCACTGGCGACATTCCTGGTGACCGTTAGGTGGACCAGCTCTCAGAGAGCTGAGTGCGTGGCTATTGCGGCTTGGCGGTGCCCTTAGTGCAACGAGAGGCACGCCGCGCCGCCCTAACGGACCTCCCGCACCGTTCACACCTTACCTTACAATACATTACCAATATAcacatgttaatttttaattttaataataattaattgtgtaTCAATAAAACACATACACTAAATGACACAttgaattatagaaaaaaatctcaattaTGTTTTCCCTCTTGTGGACGCAATTTGTACGGACGTCGTAGAAGATGAAAGGCACAAACTCAGATGGCTTATCGCTATCACTTGAATTTGATACACAATGCAACAGACGAATAGGCGACGTTACCGTTAAGAGTTGCAGCTTCATATCCGAAAATCGATTACATGCGAGAATTACCTCCGGCCAATGTTATGACTTATGCCCTCGGATCGAATCGTCGGCAAAGCTGCGGTTCCGACGTTAACGACGCTCTCCGTTACTTTAATTGCAGCTTTGTCGTCCCACCACCGGCCTTTAGTAATTATACGCAGTAAAACGGATATGTATAACGACTTGAGACGATGACCGAACGCGACTCTCGGGTGATTTGCAGCTAATATCCTGTCCAGCTGTAACTCGCTTAATAATTCCAACTATAAAAGCAGCAATAAAATTTTCTCGGAacaacttttttataactcagTGGGTAATTTATGCAGAAACGTTGTGTAGACTCACAGGTAATAATAACTGACATTTCTATTGCTGTTACTGCCTACACGTCCCTTTCTCGCTCAAagacataattaataaatatacgaaaTATTCTTATATCTATCACAGCTCACGCTCACTTTACTaccatttaattaaatgtatgattatttttttttatttctagcaCCGACGACTACCAACCACACTGCGTTAGAGTTACATGATGGTACGTAacccaataaaataattagttaatatatgtatttatagtgAAATACAGAGTTAAATCTGGAttcaaataatcatcatcagtaTCTTATTTTAATGTCCATAATTAAGATgtataatagaaatatatttctataagaATTCAACATTAGTTTTAATTCTTTTTGTTATATCTTAACTTCATTATGATCCTCAGTTACCTAaagaaagaattattattaccattattaaaacaatacgtTAATTTGGCCTACCCCAGAAATGAAAACCCCCTACAATCCCTATTGCGGATTTTCAGGCGCAGTGGCTTAATTGGCAAATCAATCCGCCCATGGTAACCACAGATATgctattattattgtaactcTGCCATGTCtgaaatattgatatttattttaaaaaatactcaaaaaactttttcaaaactaataaggtttattaaattttattttttttataacaatttcagGTTCGATAGAGGGATGCTACTACAATTTCCAGCACTATGGCGAAGGCGATCGAATTATGACGAACGAACCCTGTCTCAACTGCACCTGTCATAACCGAATGCTTATGTGTTATTTGAGGGTTTGCCCATTCACAAAAGCTATTGGCCAGGATTGCACGGTGGAGAAACGAGCTGACCAATGTTGCCCCATAGTGACTTGCCCTGACGGTGTGTACTTCTTACTTAAAACATTTCTACTTTTTCTTTTGATTGATCCTGTACGGTTATTAATACgtgtaaagaaaactttttacCCCTTTTAAAGTGCGAGAATGGATGAGTGTGAGATTTTTTGCATTGTTCAAAGCTCATatagagtaataataataattaaataaataaatctggcAATATAAAACACGTCAACCAAAAGTTGTAATAAATCTCACATATACTCTTGACATgaccaaaaaaaattcttaatcaTATGATACCTCGTAGCTTAGCACACCGAATTGatgaaaaaattaattgttttgcttaaaaataatattataatcaagcatttttacacattttttgaggtaattttaaatgaaaatattgttcaGTTCCAGTTGACCTGCTCACGTCAACTTCAACATCTTCGCCTGCTGAATATGGTGCAACTGGACTCGGCAAACTAGATAAATACGGATGCAGTATTCATGGAAAATATTTCCCTGAAGGAGCTAAAGTTCCACCGACACCTAACAAACCTTGTGAACATTGCTACTGCATTCGAAACATGACAACATGTGTTATGCAAGAATGTACACTTCACGTTGATGGATGCACTCCTATTTATCATAAAGATGTGTGTTGTCCGGTTCGATATTCTTGTGGTAATGAgactttaatttgaaatttaatttttattaacaattaacaaaaaaatatatcaaactcTACTTTTTTCAGATCACCCTGAAGACGAAATTCCTCTTTTGGATGATATGACTACGACAGTGCGTCCAACTCCAGGATTCTTATTAACAACTACAACTTTGTCACCTGTAACCCAGATGTCACAAGAGTGTGTACACGATGATCAAATATTCCCAGACGGAGCTcttataaaaactgaaaaagcTTGTGAGCACTGTTATTGCATGAAAGGAGATATTGTTTGTGTTGTTCAAGAATGTGGCACACCAATGGAAAACGAGGGGAAAAATTGTACATCTTTACTTCCACGCCATGGTCAGTGTTGTCCAGATACGTATATCTGTGAAGGAGATGAACGCGTAACTGATTCAACAACTGAAATTGTTGAATTAACTTCTTCACCACCGAGAAGAGTTGAAGGAAGTGGATATAGAAATGAACCTGATGAACCTTACACAGAAATAAGTCCAGTAACAACTGAAACAGAAGGTAGTGGTGAAGAGTTTACAGCTGTTTCTCAAATAGATACAGGAGATAACATAATTCCAAAAACAGAGACAACAGAAATTATCGAAGATATTTTGTTTACTACTACTGAGAGTAGTATGCAGTTAGGTCAAAGTACTGAACCAGACAAAGGACAAAATACAATCCCTGACACAGTGATAGATATAGAAAACATCCGAGAATCAAAACCAGATAAGGTGACACTATCTAGTTTTGATGAAAGCACGCCGACCATTTCTGAACAATTCACTACTCTAATAGATCTTTTCGatcacaaaaatgaaataagtacAACTCAATCAGTATTAAGAGTAGATGATGAAAGTGTTTCGGGTGATAATTCATCTCCCAAAGATCATGAAAAGGAAACCACAGATTCTTCTgactttttaagtaaaactactATGGCTGATGAAAACATGATACATACTAATCCAACGATTATGATTGAACCAGATCAATTAGAAATTACTACTCCAACAACAGAATTTACTAACAAAGTTCAGGAACCATCAAAACAAGAAGATATTTCTACAGAAACTTTTGAACAGTCTAGTGTTACTGACCAAGTTAAATTTACAGATGTGTTTAAGACATCACCTGAAGCGGAAACATCTATTGAGTCAACCACTGTGCCTGTCACAAAATTAGTCGTTACAGAGATTACCGTAGATACAAATATTAACGAAGTAGATGACAAAGTTTCACCCATTTCGTCACCTAGTAGAATACCCGGCGAGGGTGATTGCCTCTTGAATGGAATTACCTACAATAACAATACTAATGTACCCAGCACAAACAATTGCCACACGGGTTGCAAATGTATCAGTAGCATTATTAAATGTGATCCAATAATCTGTAGTCCACCACCAGAATACATGGAAAATATGAATGATTGTCAACCTATTTACGACACCCCTAACTCATGTTGTCCAACATATGTGTGCAGCGTAAAAGAAACCATTCCACCAGAATCACATAGTCACATGTCTGGAACTGAAAGTCCAAAGCCTGTTACCGCAAGTGAATGTAGTGGCAATGATTGCATAGTtggtatagaaaaaaaaccatCCGTGAAACCTACCGTATGTACTTCTGGTGATTGTTTGAGCGAAACTCCTATAAAGCAAGAAGAATGTGATTCAAAAGACTGTAAAAGTCAAGTTCAAACAAgtccatctatacctactcaAGATTGTTCTGATGGACAGTGTCAAATAGTACCAGTAGAACCATGTGTCagtgaaaattgtaaaaaagagGCACCGAAAGATATAATACTTGAAAAAGATTTAGTATCTACAAAAACTCCTGCATTACAAACGGAATGTGCTTCAAGTGACTGTAAAGATGAAGTTCAGACTAGTTCCCCACTACCATCTCAGGAGTGTTCAGATGGAAAATGTCAAACATTACCTGTAGTACCATGTGAAGGTGATAATTGTAAGTCAGAAGCACCAAAAGATACAATCTCTGAAATAGATTTAGAATCTACAAAAACTCCTGCAATACAAGAAGAATGTGATTCTATTGACTGTAAAGTCCAGACCAGCTCATCCATACCTTCTCAGGATTGTTCTTATGGAAAATGTCAAACATTACCTGTATTACCTTGTGAGGGTAATAATTGTAAATCAGACGCACCAAATGATATAATCCTAGAAAAAGATTTAGGATCTACGATAACTCCTGATATACAAGAAGAATGTAATTCCAAAGATTGTAAAGATCAAGTGCAAACCAGTCCATCCATACCTTCTCATCATTGTGCTGATGGAAATTGTCAAATAGTGCCATGTGAGGGTGAAAATTGTAAAACAGAGGCATCGATGGAAACTGGTACTGAAAAAGATTTGGAACCgtcaaaaatttgtaatgaaGAAAATGGATGTGACGAAAATAATCTCATTGGGCAGGATGAATGTGTTGATGAAAGTTGTAAACAAAAAGATGTTTCAGAAGTAGGAGTTAAATTACCAACTCAATGTTCTGGGCCTGATTGTAAGCTTCATGAGGAGCCAACCGTACAATCGACTGAACAAGCAAGTGAAATACAAACTGAAGGAAGTACAGTCAGTGACTTAAATCAACAAAAGACGGAAACTATAGATTTACATGTAACAACGACCAAAGAAAAACTTACGGGTTCAGATAAAGATGTTACAAGGCCACCGGTATATACAGAATATCCTGAAAAGCAATCGACAGCGTTTGAACCAATAGTCACTGAACTTCCTAACCAATATAGTACCGAAAATATCCTTCAAACGGAGATTCCCATAATTCAGACAGCTACAGAATTATATGAAGAAGcagtaacaaaaacagaaacccttCAAACAGAATCTCCGAAATATCCTGATGTACAGTCAACAGTATCACAAGACAATTATATCCACACTGATGACACACTAAGTACGAAACTACCAGAGTATCTTGAAACAGAAACCGAAGAATCTTTCACTCAAGAGAATGAACAAAGTTCTACTGACAAACCGCACGTTTATACTGATTCACATGAAATCATTACAGCCGAAGAACATACAAAAGCATCCCAAAACTCTGTTACTGAATCGGAAATAACACAAACAAAAGCTACTACATCAGAAATAAGTGAGGAGGATGACATTAAAACGGAATCCCCTGAAATTATTGAAAAGGAAGAATTCGAAATAAGTACATCAGATCTTTTAGaaactgaaaaagaaaaaactactGAAGCATCACTTCCTGTAATGGAAACTATGCTCCCCGCAATAATCATCACAGAAAAGGAAACAATGCAATCTGAGTCTCCAGGAGAagataatgaaaatgaattatttGAAACTAAAGTTCCAGTAACTGAAAAGGAAATACAGGATGAAGTAActgaaatatttattgagcCGGTAGATGTTCAAACGAAAGCTCCAGGAACATATGCTACGGAACAAGAATCAACTGGCATAAAAGTTACAGCTAGAGAAGATGAGACCACTGAACTAGTAAACCCAGAAAAGTTCGAAACTGTAACGGAAATAAACCTATCAGAAACTCCAGAAAAACTTGGCACTGAAAAGGTAACTATTAAACCTGAAACTGAAAAGCCCATGGTCACTGTAGTAGATCAGTCTAAGGCCGATGATTCTGATAAGGATGATGATGTTACTAAAAAACAAGAAGATCAaaaggttttccaggaatcagcAACAGAAAAAGAGACGATAGAAGCAAGTGTTCCCGATCAGCATGAAATGAAACAAGAATCAACCACTACACATTCATTTGACGAAGCATCAGAAAAAGTTCAAACCGTTATAAGTTTAAATCCTATAACTGAGGAAGCGGAACCAGCTTATGTTACCAAAGAATCTATTCTCGAACCACAGACTACAACAACCAAGAAACCTGAAATAATTGTCGAAGAAAAGATTTACGATGACTCCCAGGAACCAAAACCAACAAAACCTGAGGACTTACCAACAGACGAAATAACTGAAATTGCTACAGAGCATTTTGAGACTGACGCTACGAAATCAGAGACCGTGTCTTACGATAAAGGTGAAGGAGTAACAGAATCAATAAATGAGCCTATTTTAATCGAAGAAATAGGTGAAATTACTACTCTAGAACCTCATAGACTAGAAACAGAAGAACAAGAAATGTACACGAAATCACCTCAAGATATTGGTACCAAATTAGGAGAAAAGGAAATGCTAACTGATAAAGATATGCTTTACACGACAATTCCAGATCTACATGAAACTATAAAGTCTGATGATATATCTGATTCCATAGACCAATCTGTGACTGAAAGTCAAGTGACTAATACAAAAGAATCCGAGATACTAGCATCACAACATGATGAAACATCTACAGCGCATGATGTAATATTTACAGAGAAGTACGAGGGCAGCTCTATCATAGACACAGAATCCACATTGCAACCTACAAACTTATTTACTAATGAGCAAGAGAAACACTCTGAAGACCCCGTATCATTAACTACTAAACTTCCAGAATTATATCCAACATTATCAGTGGAAATTATAACAACGGCAACAAGTACCGATAAGCCCAACGTAATGACTACTTTAGATTTAGATAAATATGACAAAGATCCTTCTGATAAAATCCATTATACAACCCTGAAAACTATTGAAGAATTACCAACAACAGAGAGCAGTATATTGAACACGGAAAAGCCAGATATATCTGCCACAATACAAACTTCTACTGATGCAAAACTAGATTTAGAATCTTCCTATTTGACAACTAAGATTGCGAAAGAACCAGAATCTTCTACTGATTCTTTAGATTTTGTGACAGAAACTAGTAAATCTCCGTCTGACTATACAGTTCTCACTCAAGAAAATACCGAATCACACAAAGATACTAGTG
The Pararge aegeria chromosome 6, ilParAegt1.1, whole genome shotgun sequence genome window above contains:
- the LOC120624354 gene encoding uncharacterized protein LOC120624354 isoform X4 produces the protein MDRRRAAAALLALAACIACSEAAPTTTNHTALELHDGSIEGCYYNFQHYGEGDRIMTNEPCLNCTCHNRMLMCYLRVCPFTKAIGQDCTVEKRADQCCPIVTCPDVPVDLLTSTSTSSPAEYGATGLGKLDKYGCSIHGKYFPEGAKVPPTPNKPCEHCYCIRNMTTCVMQECTLHVDGCTPIYHKDVCCPVRYSCDHPEDEIPLLDDMTTTVRPTPGFLLTTTTLSPVTQMSQECVHDDQIFPDGALIKTEKACEHCYCMKGDIVCVVQECGTPMENEGKNCTSLLPRHGQCCPDTYICEGDERVTDSTTEIVELTSSPPRRVEGSGYRNEPDEPYTEISPVTTETEGSGEEFTAVSQIDTGDNIIPKTETTEIIEDILFTTTESSMQLGQSTEPDKGQNTIPDTVIDIENIRESKPDKVTLSSFDESTPTISEQFTTLIDLFDHKNEISTTQSVLRVDDESVSGDNSSPKDHEKETTDSSDFLSKTTMADENMIHTNPTIMIEPDQLEITTPTTEFTNKVQEPSKQEDISTETFEQSSVTDQVKFTDVFKTSPEAETSIESTTVPVTKLVVTEITVDTNINEVDDKVSPISSPSRIPGEGDCLLNGITYNNNTNVPSTNNCHTGCKCISSIIKCDPIICSPPPEYMENMNDCQPIYDTPNSCCPTYVCSVKETIPPESHSHMSGTESPKPVTASECSGNDCIVGIEKKPSVKPTVCTSGDCLSETPIKQEECDSKDCKSQVQTSPSIPTQDCSDGQCQIVPVEPCVSENCKKEAPKDIILEKDLVSTKTPALQTECASSDCKDEVQTSSPLPSQECSDGKCQTLPVVPCEGDNCKSEAPKDTISEIDLESTKTPAIQEECDSIDCKVQTSSSIPSQDCSYGKCQTLPVLPCEGNNCKSDAPNDIILEKDLGSTITPDIQEECNSKDCKDQVQTSPSIPSHHCADGNCQIVPCEGENCKTEASMETGTEKDLEPSKICNEENGCDENNLIGQDECVDESCKQKDVSEVGVKLPTQCSGPDCKLHEEPTVQSTEQASEIQTEGSTVSDLNQQKTETIDLHVTTTKEKLTGSDKDVTRPPVYTEYPEKQSTAFEPIVTELPNQYSTENILQTEIPIIQTATELYEEAVTKTETLQTESPKYPDVQSTVSQDNYIHTDDTLSTKLPEYLETETEESFTQENEQSSTDKPHVYTDSHEIITAEEHTKASQNSVTESEITQTKATTSEISEEDDIKTESPEIIEKEEFEISTSDLLETEKEKTTEASLPVMETMLPAIIITEKETMQSESPGEDNENELFETKVPVTEKEIQDEVTEIFIEPVDVQTKAPGTYATEQESTGIKVTAREDETTELVNPEKFETVTEINLSETPEKLGTEKVTIKPETEKPMVTVVDQSKADDSDKDDDVTKKQEDQKVFQESATEKETIEASVPDQHEMKQESTTTHSFDEASEKVQTVISLNPITEEAEPAYVTKESILEPQTTTTKKPEIIVEEKIYDDSQEPKPTKPEDLPTDEITEIATEHFETDATKSETVSYDKGEGVTESINEPILIEEIGEITTLEPHRLETEEQEMYTKSPQDIGTKLGEKEMLTDKDMLYTTIPDLHETIKSVTESQVTNTKESEILASQHDETSTAHDVIFTEKYEGSSIIDTESTLQPTNLFTNEQEKHSEDPVSLTTKLPELYPTLSVEIITTATSTDKPNVMTTLDLDKYDKDPSDKIHYTTLKTIEELPTTESSILNTEKPDISATIQTSTDAKLDLESSYLTTKIAKEPESSTDSLDFVTETSKSPSDYTVLTQENTESHKDTSDHLTTQSTYKDELPTESHETVSHQTSYTKAVTESDVETSSKMIVKDVTETQDEITTTRYQITENPEISELDASFTKTSEFDIVAQKEQVTNTINEVEVQTETQYATEKEGLKPFTSDEQSPDTTENSGEQKPHLPENTNVDLFTTQTASELPLEITTEKTSFNKEEDTEIKEEMSTKVPASTAMFEQSTFETEDRITTKPQILYTSSTDKVPTTLDNINIQKEHEPESDILLTTLSSLEPDKKITESPMSLVTHIDHVPSSQTTSSDEIEMTEQATVTNVVQKLDEKKTQTTLPEIYVTELQKKQSTETPSYHTTLKELETETYSKSNVEESNNFNTDQAERSTTPIMQDDFSDDRKTTEIPIQQYDSTDGPVAGTVSNEYVPNTEDTPTLSSEDTIVDSQPQNTTTIKPLTEKEPNHFNEPENLLPEPVEGIVITPPDKTQTVQEDMTTTTSSIVLDDEHVKETISTTSTLIQQQETEHPEINIYDSQTVVPEKDTSEMGEFVGTETPKLSTDKESETGTSIYIPIVSESTEKPLLVSETSESDNIEKDKPTEIEIQSVDKSTTITDLVNEDDVRYTQSKPLSDTTETQQNESSNEASDIATKVPDQFIASTEKIFTVVSEQDEKPGISGSSDSKNASDDSSSHSTSLIPEISTLSTETQTEPTGVEKVTTIKESLPEDETPKPIATVQEADIQTEIYSTQSAIEKVSFTTEPPAQTNIETEKIETGVHTPTEFTPTTLESSHTEAQSAQTHTEFDMSEDQKETTEPGHELSDTTPFLVELKEHTHQVMDDSSRTSTEVMFTTALYESHHTERGDQNLDVTDKYEDEYKTSTPITEHEQEDKLGQDQKEQRIPTTTSINEDITERPNDIKPLPTISSELPEIDLVEQEKQYTTTVQDVVITTSGLPQTVSEKEWFTTISPEPQKVTYPAPETSSISTEKDNDISTKKPLQSEASMGTTLLEEDLSRVTSQATTSKIVEETTKFSPLTDKPSQPEEKPIKMTPSPSTQELAKPVFDDEINEGIPSPDFPPSGTGGYGQEPDYVEEDQAFGPGTCRYGGKVYVSAQQIPRDDPCDFCFCFRSDIICLQQSCPPPIHGCHEEPIQGFCCPRYECPVSMATTLNVTTTTTTTTTTLPPHFLPHAYKGAAQRRGCQIKGHTYKVGEVVRASSGPCLHCTCGGDGQMKCDPKACTPEPMLRQMIAAAVSAKRRR
- the LOC120624354 gene encoding titin isoform X3, whose protein sequence is MDRRRAAAALLALAACIACSEAAPTTTNHTALELHDGSIEGCYYNFQHYGEGDRIMTNEPCLNCTCHNRMLMCYLRVCPFTKAIGQDCTVEKRADQCCPIVTCPDVPVDLLTSTSTSSPAEYGATGLGKLDKYGCSIHGKYFPEGAKVPPTPNKPCEHCYCIRNMTTCVMQECTLHVDGCTPIYHKDVCCPVRYSCDHPEDEIPLLDDMTTTVRPTPGFLLTTTTLSPVTQMSQECVHDDQIFPDGALIKTEKACEHCYCMKGDIVCVVQECGTPMENEGKNCTSLLPRHGQCCPDTYICEGDERVTDSTTEIVELTSSPPRRVEGSGYRNEPDEPYTEISPVTTETEGSGEEFTAVSQIDTGDNIIPKTETTEIIEDILFTTTESSMQLGQSTEPDKGQNTIPDTVIDIENIRESKPDKVTLSSFDESTPTISEQFTTLIDLFDHKNEISTTQSVLRVDDESVSGDNSSPKDHEKETTDSSDFLSKTTMADENMIHTNPTIMIEPDQLEITTPTTEFTNKVQEPSKQEDISTETFEQSSVTDQVKFTDVFKTSPEAETSIESTTVPVTKLVVTEITVDTNINEVDDKVSPISSPSRIPGEGDCLLNGITYNNNTNVPSTNNCHTGCKCISSIIKCDPIICSPPPEYMENMNDCQPIYDTPNSCCPTYVCSVKETIPPESHSHMSGTESPKPVTASECSGNDCIVGIEKKPSVKPTVCTSGDCLSETPIKQEECDSKDCKSQVQTSPSIPTQDCSDGQCQIVPVEPCVSENCKKEAPKDIILEKDLVSTKTPALQTECASSDCKDEVQTSSPLPSQECSDGKCQTLPVVPCEGDNCKSEAPKDTISEIDLESTKTPAIQEECDSIDCKVQTSSSIPSQDCSYGKCQTLPVLPCEGNNCKSDAPNDIILEKDLGSTITPDIQEECNSKDCKDQVQTSPSIPSHHCADGNCQIVPCEGENCKTEASMETGTEKDLEPSKICNEENGCDENNLIGQDECVDESCKQKDVSEVGVKLPTQCSGPDCKLHEEPTVQSTEQASEIQTEGSTVSDLNQQKTETIDLHVTTTKEKLTGSDKDVTRPPVYTEYPEKQSTAFEPIVTELPNQYSTENILQTEIPIIQTATELYEEAVTKTETLQTESPKYPDVQSTVSQDNYIHTDDTLSTKLPEYLETETEESFTQENEQSSTDKPHVYTDSHEIITAEEHTKASQNSVTESEITQTKATTSEISEEDDIKTESPEIIEKEEFEKEKTTEASLPVMETMLPAIIITEKETMQSESPGEDNENELFETKVPVTEKEIQDEVTEIFIEPVDVQTKAPGTYATEQESTGIKVTAREDETTELVNPEKFETVTEINLSETPEKLGTEKVTIKPETEKPMVTVVDQSKADDSDKDDDVTKKQEDQKVFQESATEKETIEASVPDQHEMKQESTTTHSFDEASEKVQTVISLNPITEEAEPAYVTKESILEPQTTTTKKPEIIVEEKIYDDSQEPKPTKPEDLPTDEITEIATEHFETDATKSETVSYDKGEGVTESINEPILIEEIGEITTLEPHRLETEEQEMYTKSPQDIGTKLGEKEMLTDKDMLYTTIPDLHETIKSDDISDSIDQSVTESQVTNTKESEILASQHDETSTAHDVIFTEKYEGSSIIDTESTLQPTNLFTNEQEKHSEDPVSLTTKLPELYPTLSVEIITTATSTDKPNVMTTLDLDKYDKDPSDKIHYTTLKTIEELPTTESSILNTEKPDISATIQTSTDAKLDLESSYLTTKIAKEPESSTDSLDFVTETSKSPSDYTVLTQENTESHKDTSDHLTTQSTYKDELPTESHETVSHQTSYTKAVTESDVETSSKMIVKDVTETQDEITTTRYQITENPEISELDASFTKTSEFDIVAQKEQVTNTINEVEVQTETQYATEKEGLKPFTSDEQSPDTTENSGEQKPHLPENTNVDLFTTQTASELPLEITTEKTSFNKEEDTEIKEEMSTKVPASTAMFEQSTFETEDRITTKPQILYTSSTDKVPTTLDNINIQKEHEPESDILLTTLSSLEPDKKITESPMSLVTHIDHVPSSQTTSSDEIEMTEQATVTNVVQKLDEKKTQTTLPEIYVTELQKKQSTETPSYHTTLKELETETYSKSNVEESNNFNTDQAERSTTPIMQDDFSDDRKTTEIPIQQYDSTDGPVAGTVSNEYVPNTEDTPTLSSEDTIVDSQPQNTTTIKPLTEKEPNHFNEPENLLPEPVEGIVITPPDKTQTVQEDMTTTTSSIVLDDEHVKETISTTSTLIQQQETEHPEINIYDSQTVVPEKDTSEMGEFVGTETPKLSTDKESETGTSIYIPIVSESTEKPLLVSETSESDNIEKDKPTEIEIQSVDKSTTITDLVNEDDVRYTQSKPLSDTTETQQNESSNEASDIATKVPDQFIASTEKIFTVVSEQDEKPGISGSSDSKNASDDSSSHSTSLIPEISTLSTETQTEPTGVEKVTTIKESLPEDETPKPIATVQEADIQTEIYSTQSAIEKVSFTTEPPAQTNIETEKIETGVHTPTEFTPTTLESSHTEAQSAQTHTEFDMSEDQKETTEPGHELSDTTPFLVELKEHTHQVMDDSSRTSTEVMFTTALYESHHTERGDQNLDVTDKYEDEYKTSTPITEHEQEDKLGQDQKEQRIPTTTSINEDITERPNDIKPLPTISSELPEIDLVEQEKQYTTTVQDVVITTSGLPQTVSEKEWFTTISPEPQKVTYPAPETSSISTEKDNDISTKKPLQSEASMGTTLLEEDLSRVTSQATTSKIVEETTKFSPLTDKPSQPEEKPIKMTPSPSTQELAKPVFDDEINEGIPSPDFPPSGTGGYGQEPDYVEEDQAFGPGTCRYGGKVYVSAQQIPRDDPCDFCFCFRSDIICLQQSCPPPIHGCHEEPIQGFCCPRYECPVSMATTLNVTTTTTTTTTTLPPHFLPHAYKGAAQRRGCQIKGHTYKVGEVVRASSGPCLHCTCGGDGQMKCDPKACTPEPMLRQMIAAAVSAKRRR